Below is a window of Streptobacillus ratti DNA.
GACGCTGCAGGACATCCTGTGCCGTTTCGAGCGGATGCGTGGCCGCGACGTGCTGTGGCAGCCCGGCACCGATCATGCCGGCATCGCCACCCAGATGGTGGTCGAGCGCCAGCTGATGGAACGGCAGGAGCCGGGACGGCGCGACATGGGCCGCGCCAAATTCCTTGAGCGG
It encodes the following:
- a CDS encoding class I tRNA ligase family protein; its protein translation is TLQDILCRFERMRGRDVLWQPGTDHAGIATQMVVERQLMERQEPGRRDMGRAKFLERVWQWKAESGGTIVNQLKRLGASCDWSRERFTMDEGLSRAVVKVFVE